A single genomic interval of Xylanivirga thermophila harbors:
- a CDS encoding SpoIID/LytB domain-containing protein gives MNKQFLIFFICILTCAIVFLSYQALNAEKEVVKRFLNRLFTGNEEYTLFISKEIRQHPFISFGKGKTSFMGYKILKRQKSEKGCTKIWVTIYFDDNPIDIPITLEKQHRQWVITSLPSITYVPCALPLSNKSRKDNWTELVMQTFEGQIVCMQSSKEQIQINKPISVLLLEDHIINFSPLKSIHISKVVSMNDSFIEDTLLGKIPILNDFWTFGDSKTLPIGSQDFDLYCNPDMKGQMAIINKDNLPKTEIRIVLNNTDTNSLVHPQVKIKCTHTFEVQTQSSIHPINYIFDKEDILLLKPSSEGIAIYKNGGRLDISPCRIYIYSNNNDGAFCINQSKNLYSGKIEISKFEDALIVNNELDIEEYLYAVVPSEMPVSFGVEALKVQAIAARAYAIRSLLNTGFAPFGAHVDDSVASQVYNNVVEQTSAIQAVNDTRGMVPVFDGKIADTRFFSTSCGYTANFHEVWSDKQNQFPSDKVPYLISLPQYPGNAPSLYNEENFRAFINNKNIQSYDRFSPFFRWNVVFSREELEAILDNTLHLLQQRQPFFILTKVDKDTFIQKEVPKDLGKLLNLQVIKRGQGGNIMELEITTTKGVFKVIKELNIRETLKPVNYVEGGKPIEIQCHDNTIKKDFPILPSAFAYIDLDRNNDGHITNISIVGGGYGHGVGMSQQGTYGLTLIGYSYSQIIKHYYPDTQLVNIYEER, from the coding sequence ATGAACAAACAGTTCTTAATATTTTTTATATGTATACTCACCTGTGCCATAGTTTTTTTGTCTTATCAGGCATTAAACGCTGAAAAAGAAGTGGTAAAAAGATTTTTAAATCGGCTTTTCACTGGTAATGAAGAATATACCCTTTTTATATCCAAGGAAATAAGACAGCATCCATTTATAAGCTTTGGAAAGGGAAAAACATCTTTCATGGGATATAAGATATTAAAACGCCAAAAATCAGAAAAAGGATGTACAAAGATATGGGTAACCATATATTTTGACGACAATCCCATAGATATTCCTATCACTTTGGAAAAGCAGCACAGGCAATGGGTAATTACATCTTTGCCTAGTATAACCTATGTACCTTGTGCATTGCCCTTATCCAATAAAAGTAGAAAAGACAATTGGACCGAGTTAGTCATGCAAACATTCGAAGGACAGATAGTATGTATGCAGTCATCTAAGGAACAAATACAGATAAACAAGCCCATATCTGTACTATTATTGGAAGACCATATAATAAATTTTAGTCCACTTAAATCTATACATATATCAAAAGTAGTTTCAATGAATGACAGCTTTATAGAAGATACACTTCTGGGTAAAATCCCCATACTAAATGATTTTTGGACATTCGGAGATTCAAAAACTCTGCCTATAGGAAGCCAAGATTTTGATTTGTACTGCAATCCTGATATGAAAGGGCAAATGGCCATAATAAATAAAGACAACCTACCTAAGACAGAAATTCGTATAGTACTTAATAACACTGACACCAATAGTCTTGTTCATCCCCAGGTTAAAATAAAATGCACCCATACATTTGAAGTACAGACCCAATCAAGTATTCATCCTATAAATTATATATTTGATAAGGAAGATATATTGTTATTAAAACCTAGCTCAGAAGGCATTGCAATATATAAAAATGGTGGAAGGTTAGATATCTCACCCTGTAGAATATATATATATTCTAATAATAACGATGGCGCTTTTTGTATAAATCAAAGTAAAAATTTATATAGTGGGAAAATAGAGATATCAAAATTTGAAGATGCCCTTATAGTTAATAATGAATTGGATATAGAAGAATATCTATATGCGGTGGTACCAAGTGAAATGCCCGTATCTTTTGGTGTAGAGGCATTAAAGGTACAGGCCATAGCTGCCCGGGCATATGCTATACGTTCCCTTCTGAACACTGGGTTTGCTCCATTTGGTGCCCATGTAGATGACAGCGTAGCTAGTCAGGTATATAATAATGTAGTAGAACAGACCTCAGCTATACAGGCAGTAAATGATACACGGGGTATGGTACCTGTATTTGACGGCAAAATAGCCGATACACGTTTTTTTTCAACATCCTGCGGTTATACTGCCAATTTTCACGAGGTATGGAGCGATAAGCAAAATCAATTTCCAAGTGATAAGGTACCATACCTCATATCCCTACCCCAATATCCTGGTAATGCTCCTAGTCTATATAACGAAGAAAATTTCAGGGCATTCATAAATAACAAAAATATACAATCCTATGATAGATTTTCCCCATTTTTTCGATGGAATGTTGTTTTTTCAAGGGAAGAACTAGAAGCTATACTGGATAATACGCTACACCTACTGCAGCAGAGGCAACCCTTTTTTATACTAACTAAAGTAGATAAAGATACTTTTATACAAAAAGAAGTACCTAAAGATTTAGGAAAACTATTAAACCTTCAGGTAATAAAGCGAGGACAGGGTGGAAACATTATGGAACTAGAGATAACTACTACTAAGGGTGTGTTTAAAGTAATAAAAGAACTTAATATACGCGAAACTCTAAAGCCTGTAAACTATGTCGAAGGTGGTAAGCCCATAGAAATACAATGTCATGATAATACTATAAAGAAGGATTTCCCTATACTGCCTAGTGCTTTCGCGTATATTGATTTAGATAGAAATAACGATGGTCATATTACAAATATATCCATAGTAGGAGGTGGATATGGCCATGGCGTAGGTATGAGTCAGCAAGGCACCTATGGCTTAACCCTCATTGGATATTCATATTCCCAAATAATAAAACACTACTATCCAGATACTCAGTTAGTAAATATATATGAGGAGAGATAA